The Lepus europaeus isolate LE1 chromosome 5, mLepTim1.pri, whole genome shotgun sequence genome includes the window CTCCAGGAAGGACTGCAGGTACTCGAAGGTGGGTCTCTCCTCCGGGTCCAGCCTCCAGGTCTGCTCCATGATCTCGTACAGGGACTCGGGGCAGCCTGGGGGACACGGCATGTGGTAGCCATGCTCCACCTGCTCCAGCACTTCCCGGTTACTCATACCTGAAAGGTGGGCTCCATCGGTCAGAGGGCCTGCTCCCTCCCGAAGGGGCGGCCTGGAGGAAGCCcgtccccgcccccctccccaccaaacCTGGGTATGGGACTCGGCCCTTGCTGATGAGCTCGGTGAGCAGGATCCCAAAGGACCACACATCTGACTTGATGGTGAACTTGCCGAAGAGGGCAGCCTCTGGAGCCGTCCACTTGATGGGGAACTTGGTCCCTGGGAGGTTGAGGGAGGGGGGAAAGCTAGTAATGGAGGTCCGTGGGaacaactccctgccaatgccccgggagggaggcatcaggtgatggcttaagtgcctgGGGCCTGCCAGCCAtttggaagacccggatggagtttcagcctcctggctttggcctgacctcagcctggggttgttctgggcatttggggagtgaaccagtggatggacaatctctgtcagtctgcctttcaaataagcaagagagagagagagagagagagagaaagagaggaggaaggaaggaaggaaggaaggaaggaaggaaggaaggaaggaaggaaatgacaTGGGGATCTTGGGGGTCCTGAACACAGGCCCCTAGCAGAGCAGAAAGGACCCGGCTCTCGTTAGGGCCTCTTGTGTGTGTCTAGTGTGGTGCTGGGTGCTTTGCCAGCCTCATAGCGATGCTCAGGTTGACCACAGCCCGTACTCGTGTAGCCTTTCTGATGTGCCTGTCCCTGTTGCACAGCAGGACGGCGATGCTGCCCCTGCCTGCATTTTGCAGATGGGTGAaaggaggcagagcaggcaggTGACTCGCCTGGGTCACACGGCCGGGGGCCTGGGGTTCAGGCACCAGCCCCTTGGCGGGAGTTCGCACTGCTGCTACACCCCGCCAGCGCTCACTGAAGACTCCTagcagcacctggcacagagcaggggtCTGCAGACTTGCCACTGGCTGGGGATTTTCATTTTACAGGCTACATGGCTGGGAAGTGGCTGCGCTGGGGCTGGAAGGATCAGGATGAGGGTGACCCCGGGGTGATGACCCAGGGTGGGCAAGGGTCCTGAGGATGTGGGGCCCATGCCCACCCCTTGGTGCACCGGGAACTCCTGGAGGGGTGGGTCGAGGCCAGGCACCTTGCCGAGGGTTGTACTCGTCGTCCTCGATGAGACGGGCCAGACCGAAGTCTGCGATCTTGCACACCAGGCGCTCCCCCACCAGGATGTTGGCCGCCCTCAGGTCCCGGTGGATATAATTCATGCGCTCCACGTAGGCCATGCCCTCAGCTACCTTGGGGGTCAAGTGTGAAGAGACAGGAGCTCGCGTGACCTCACAGGACCACGGCCTGTTTGAGGGATGAGGGGACCATTTGCAAAACCCACTTTCCAGATGGAGAGACTGAGACTCAGGGAGAGGCCCTGCCCTTCCCCAGGTGGCCCCACTGGCACAGGGGCTGGGTGGCACTTCCAGGGGTTGGCCAGGTGTTTCAGGGCACGGTGATTTGCAGGTTAACGGGCAGAGAGGTCTGGGAGCTGAAGGGTACCTGGGCTGCCATGTCCACCAACTGGGGCAGCCTCAAATCCTGGCCCTCCTGGTCCTTGAGGAACTCCAACAAGCTACCTGGGGGCAGGAAGCCAGAAAATCAGTGAGGACCCCCACTCCAGGCCCACCCCGCCCGGTCACCCCTGTGGAACCCCCAGCCCTCTCGCTGGCCTCGCCCACCACCTCCTGCTCTCAGACACCCACCCAGACACATCTCCAGGATCCTCTTCCTCTCCTGGACACGCCCCTCACGGACTCcgcccagaccctccctcagcaCAGAGCTTGGCTTCCTTAGCTCAAGCCCCACCCACCGTCTGACCACACCCCCATCCCCTAGGTTCCGCCCCCActcccaggcctgctgtcctctTGCCTAGGGGCCTCTCACTCACCAGGGTTCTGGTCCCCTTCCTAGAGACCCCCACCCAGCGTCGCACGCCCTCACCGTGGCACATGAACTCGGTCACGATGTAGATGGGCTCCTCGGACACCACGGCgtacagctgcaccagcttgtggtGCCGCAGCAGCTTCATGACCtgcgcctcctccaggaaggccttCGGGGACATGGTACCAGGCTTCAGCGTCTTCACCGCCACCTTTGTGCTGCCGTTCCACGTGCCTGTCCCACGGTCCAGTGCATCAGGACTGCTCCCCATGGGCCCAGGCCTtccccacacccccccccccctccaggcACCCTGCATCGCCATACCCAGCCACACATCCCCGAAGCAGCCGCTGCCCAGCCGGCGCTCCAGTCCGATGGAGGAGCGGCTGATCTCCCAGGCGTCCTTGGCCAGGCCCAAGGTCTGCGGCTTCATGGTGGCACAGGGCACCGTGAGCAGGTGGCACAGCCCATCGTTCACCTCTGGAGGGAGGGGGGCTGCAGGTTACCCATGGGCCAGGGCCACACCTCCCCCCTACCTCATCCCACTGGTGCCTGGTGCCTGACTGTGAGGAACTAGGCCTCCCAGGAGGGCACAGGCTAGGAGGGAACACATCCCTGCCCCTGAGTCAATGAACACGTATGTACCCAGGGAAGGGCGTGGCACCCCAGGGGGACAGAAGATCCCTATAGTGACAAGGGGTTTTCCTGTAAAGACTGGGGCTCTCACATGGGAGCTGGCCTTGAAGGAGAAGGTGAGATCGGgacaggtgcaggggtggggagtcCAGACAAGGTATGGACATGAGGCCCATTCTTGACCTAACCAGTCCAGGCAGGGCATTGACCCCCACCCGGCCCTTGACCGCCCAGCCAACCCTGCATGTTGGGCCGTTCTGCCTCCACTCTACTTCCACTGCCTGAGTGTGGCCGCTGCTGCCTCTGAGCGCTCTCCTCCTTCCGCCTTGCCCTGGGCATCCATGCCCGACCAGCCGCCAGGGTGTCTCACCGAAGTGCAGACAGCCTCTGCCATCCCCTGCTCTGGTCCCTTCAAGGTGGTTCCCTCCCTGCCACAGGGCAGTCCTAGTGCCCTGCCGGTGCTaggaggagtggggggaggggaaatgGGCATTCAAGGCAGATCAATGCTTAAACTTCCTGTTGGGTTCAGGACTTGATGCCAGAAACTGGCCAATTCCCTGCTCAGATGCTAGGGGGCGCTGCTTGGCCATGGTGGGatgcctgcctcagtttcctggtgaAGCCCACAGAGCAGTATCCTGAGCCCGGCGTGGCCACGAGTGCTTTGGGAGAACCCTCCCTTCCCTGGGCCTCCGTCTCTCCTATGGACAAGGGCATCAGCGGGCTGGCTCAGGGACCGGAGGCGCCTGCCCTCACCCATGTAGTGCTTCACCAGCTCCTGCACTGAGTCGAACTGGGCCCGCGTGGTGATGTAGTAGCCACCCATGTCCAGCTTGCGGATCTTATAATGCTTCACGTGATCACCTCTGCTCTGGTCCCAATCACGGATGGACAGGGAGTAGGCACCTGTGGGTGGGACAGGGTCACTGCAGGTGTGCTGTCGGCATCTTCCCCAGTCTGGTAGCCGGAAGAGgccagggtgtgggggagggggcccatTCCCACACTGCCAGGGCGCAGCCCCCACCTTTGGTGGTCTCACTCTCCCGAATGAGGAAGGTCCCCTGGGGGTTGCCTGGGGACAGCAGCTGCCTCTCTGCATCCTTCCTCCCGATCTTTCCGAAGTACCAGCTGTTGGGAGGGCGGGTGAGAGTCAGGGACACTCTGTGCAGACCCCAAGCCAGCCCCCTGGGAGCCACCTCTGCAGCCAAGGCCTTCCTCGCATGTGCAATGGGACTCAGCCTGGCCATGAAGATCGCAGAGCAGCGCATGGAAAATCAGAGCAGCGCATGGAAAatccctggcccacagcaggtgcccaaCAAAGGGGAGCTTTCCCTTCTCTActctttgggtttccttgagttaaaaaacaattttttaaaggtcttccttccggtggttcactccccaaatggctgctacagccggcgcactccgctgatccgaagccaggagccaggtgcctcctcctagtctcccatgcgagtgcaggggcccaaccacctgccttcctgggccatagtagagagctggactggaagaggagcaaccgggacagaatctggtgccccaactgggactagaagccggagtgccattgccacaggtggaggattagcctagtaagccg containing:
- the FGR gene encoding tyrosine-protein kinase Fgr, which gives rise to MGCVFCKKLEPGPKEDVGLEGNFRASGAADRYGPDPTQGRPASSFAHIPNYNNFSPQPSSHTFLSGGTVRGISGPGVTLFIALYDYEARTEDDLTFTKGEKFHILNNTEGDWWEARSLSSGQTGYIPSNYVAPVDSIQAEDWYFGKIGRKDAERQLLSPGNPQGTFLIRESETTKGAYSLSIRDWDQSRGDHVKHYKIRKLDMGGYYITTRAQFDSVQELVKHYMEVNDGLCHLLTVPCATMKPQTLGLAKDAWEISRSSIGLERRLGSGCFGDVWLGTWNGSTKVAVKTLKPGTMSPKAFLEEAQVMKLLRHHKLVQLYAVVSEEPIYIVTEFMCHGSLLEFLKDQEGQDLRLPQLVDMAAQVAEGMAYVERMNYIHRDLRAANILVGERLVCKIADFGLARLIEDDEYNPRQGTKFPIKWTAPEAALFGKFTIKSDVWSFGILLTELISKGRVPYPGMSNREVLEQVEHGYHMPCPPGCPESLYEIMEQTWRLDPEERPTFEYLQSFLEDYFTSTEPQYQPGDQP